AAACCTAAAAATTGAGTACATCGACCTTTACCAAATTCATTGGCCTTCAGGTTCTTTCAATACCGAAATCGTGCCGATTGAAGAAACAATGCGTGCTTTAAATCAATTAAAGCAACAAGGTAAAATTCGCGCGATCGGAGTGTCTAACTTCTCCCGCGCCCAGTTAGAAGAAGCCGCGCAGTATGGACGCATTGATAGTATTCAACCTCCTTATTCACTATTTTGGCGTTGGGTCGAGAAAGACGTGATGCCGTACTGTATTGAGAATAATATCTCGATTCTTGCTTATTCTCCGCTGGCGCAAGGATTATTGACAGGGAAATTTGGTCGCGGACATCAATTCGACCCCCAAGATAATCGCGCAAAAAATAAGCTATTTCAAGGAGAAAACTACGAACGAGCGCAGCAAGCTTTAGAAAAACTGCGTCCGATTGCTGAACGTCATCAAATTTCGCTAGCAAATTTAGCAATTGCGTGGTTGATTGCGCAGCCCCAAACCCAAGCGATCGTTGGTGCGAGAAATGCTGAACAAGCTGTGGGTAACGCTAAAGCAGCAGAAGTCAAACTCACTTCTGAAGAATTAGCTGAAATTGATGCTATTGGTCGCATTGTTACCGATCATCTTGATGAAAACCCAGTGATGTGGAATTTTTAGGAACAGAGGTCGCAGATTGGGGGATTTAGAAATATGAAGGTGATTGGTATGTTGCTAAGTTGTTGGCTGTTGTTGCGAAATTCAAAGACTTTTAAACTTGAGTAAATCACTAGTGGCGATGTGAGAATCGCGTGATAACTTAAGTATTAAGACACCGGATAGATATAAATCAATCTAAAAAGTTCTCGGCGCGGTGTCTCCTGTCGTAGAACTACTATTAGCACATACCAAGCATAGCTTTAGAGGCAACACACCTTAAACAGGTAAAGCCTAACCTAGGTCTGGAATGACACTTCTATGCTGGAGTTGCAAACCTCGTAAACCTTAGTTTTTCTACTTAATCTCTTTAATTCCAAATTCAATTTGAAGAAGTTGAGTCTTATTTCCTCAAGGGTCTAGTCAATCTGTTCTTGGCTAGACCCAAATTGTTTTAACGTGGCGGTTAGGTTAGTGAGAGTACCCACTCTTTTAAAAGCGAGTTAACTTGATCTGGTACTTCATCATGCGGGCAATGTCCGGCGCGTAAGAAATATTCTGTTAGTTGTGGATAGTACTTGCGAAACTTAGGCGATCGCTCTCTTGCATTCATCCAAGGATCCGCTTCTCCCCATAAAAGCAGTAACGGACACTTTAGCTGTTGTAGCAGCGTATCAACTTTTTCTCCTTGAGGAGTACTAAACACCGAGGCAAAAACATCAACCGCACCAGGATCGCACGAGGGACGATAAATGTCTTCCACAAGCTGGTCTGTAATCGCACTTTTATCAAGATAAACTTTTTCTAAAGTTTGGCGGATTACCCAAGGTTGGCGGATGTACTGAAACAGTAAAAAACGCCCTAAAGGTTGCTGAAAGAACCATTTTGCTGACTCTTGCAGAAATTGTTGTACCCAGTCGGGCTGTTTTGGTGGTTGAATTTCAGATTGTACAGCTTCCGATTCAGCAGTCGGTCGATCTTCATTAAAAGGACCTGCGCTATTGAGTAAGGCTAATCCTGCGGCTGCGTCTGGTCGCTGGGCTGCAACACACAAACTCGCATACCCGCCCAAAGAGTTACCTGCTAACACGACTGGCTGACCAATGACTTCTTGAATAAAGTCGTATAGCTGATCGCGCCATAAATCTCCGCTGTATTGCCACTTTGGTTTAGCTGAACGCCCAAAACCTAATAAATCAATTGCCCATACTTCAAAATCACGCGATAACCCAGCAATATTTTTGCGCCAATGGTCGGTTGAAGCGCCAAATCCGTGTACTAATAATAATGGAGGATGCTCTGAGGATTGTCCGGCGCACACATAATATATTGACTGTCCTCGCCACTGCCTATATGCGCCAGGAATCGAGCTAGTAGCAGCTGGAGTCGCCTGCATAATCTCAATAAATGTTAAGTTACTTTAATAATTCTATCGCAGAGCGTTATGGCATGTGAGCGTGTAGC
This sequence is a window from Chroococcidiopsis sp. TS-821. Protein-coding genes within it:
- a CDS encoding alpha/beta fold hydrolase; this encodes MQATPAATSSIPGAYRQWRGQSIYYVCAGQSSEHPPLLLVHGFGASTDHWRKNIAGLSRDFEVWAIDLLGFGRSAKPKWQYSGDLWRDQLYDFIQEVIGQPVVLAGNSLGGYASLCVAAQRPDAAAGLALLNSAGPFNEDRPTAESEAVQSEIQPPKQPDWVQQFLQESAKWFFQQPLGRFLLFQYIRQPWVIRQTLEKVYLDKSAITDQLVEDIYRPSCDPGAVDVFASVFSTPQGEKVDTLLQQLKCPLLLLWGEADPWMNARERSPKFRKYYPQLTEYFLRAGHCPHDEVPDQVNSLLKEWVLSLT
- a CDS encoding aldo/keto reductase, which produces MEKRRLGTTDIQITPILLGTWQAGQKQWVGIEDEESIKAIRAAVDAGITTIDTAEVYGNGHSEQVIAQALTDVPREQIVYATKVFANHLKYDQVLEACDRSLKNLKIEYIDLYQIHWPSGSFNTEIVPIEETMRALNQLKQQGKIRAIGVSNFSRAQLEEAAQYGRIDSIQPPYSLFWRWVEKDVMPYCIENNISILAYSPLAQGLLTGKFGRGHQFDPQDNRAKNKLFQGENYERAQQALEKLRPIAERHQISLANLAIAWLIAQPQTQAIVGARNAEQAVGNAKAAEVKLTSEELAEIDAIGRIVTDHLDENPVMWNF